Proteins co-encoded in one Rattus rattus isolate New Zealand chromosome 5, Rrattus_CSIRO_v1, whole genome shotgun sequence genomic window:
- the Ttpal gene encoding alpha-tocopherol transfer protein-like, producing the protein MSEESDSVRTSPSVASLSENELPPPPPEPPGYVCSLTEDLVTKAREELQEKPEWRLRDVQALRDMVRKEYPYLSTSLDDAFLLRFLRARKFDYDRALQLLVNYHGCRRSWPEVFSNLRPSALKDVLNSGFLTVLPHTDPRGCHVLCIRPDRWIPSNYPITENIRAIYLTLEKLIQSEETQVNGVVILADYKGVSLSKASHFGPFIARKVIGILQDGFPIRIKAVHIVNEPRIFKGIFAIIKPFLKEKIANRFFLHGSDLSSLHTSLPRNILPKEYGGTAGELDTASWNAVLLASEDDFVKEFCQPESGCDGLLGQPLLPEGLISDAQCDDSMRAMKSQLYSCY; encoded by the exons ATGTCAGAAGAAAGTGACTCTGTGAGAACCAGCCCCTCTGTGGCCTCACTCTCCGAAAATGAGCTGCCACCGCCTCCCCCGGAACCTCCCGGCTACGTGTGCTCGCTGACAGAAGACTTGGTCACCAAGGCCAGGGAAGAGCTTCAGGAGAAGCCCGAGTGGAGACTCCGGGATGTGCAGGCCCTTCGAGACATGGTGCGGAAGGAGTACCCATACCTGAGTACATCGCTGGATGATGCCTTCCTGTTGCGCTTTCTGAGGGCCCGAAAGTTTGATTATGACCGGGCCCTGCAGCTGCTGGTCAACTACCATGGCTGCAGGCGGAGCTGGCCAGAGGTCTTCAGCAACCTGAGGCCATCAGCCCTGAAAGACGTTCTTAACTCTGGATTCCTCACAGTGCTGCCCCACACAGACCCCAGGGGCTGCCATGTCCTCTGCATCCGACCAG ACAGATGGATACCGAGCAACTACCCGATCACCGAGAACATCCGCGCCATATACTTGACGTTAGAAAAACTCATTCAGTCCGAGGAGACCCAGGTGAACGGGGTTGTAATCCTCGCTGACTACAAGGGAGTGAGCTTATCAAAGGCGTCTCACTTTGGCCCCTTTATCGCCAGAAAGGTGATTGGCATCCTTCAG GATGGCTTCCCCATTCGGATAAAAGCAGTTCACATAGTAAACGAACCTCGGATATTTAAGGGCATTTTCGCCATCATAAAACCATTTCTGAAGGAGAAAATTGCAAACAGG TTCTTCCTCCATGGGTCTGACCTGAGCTCTCTGCACACGAGCCTTCCAAGGAATATCCTCCCCAAAGAGTATGGGGGCACCGCTGGGGAGCTGGACACTGCCAGCTGGAACGCGGTGCTGCTGGCCTCGGAGGATGATTTTGTGAAAGAGTTCTGCCAGCCTGAGTCCGGCTGCGATGGTCTCCTGGGCCAGCCCCTGCTGCCTGAGGGGCTGATCTCAGACGCGCAGTGTGACGACTCCATGCGAGCCATGAAGTCCCAGCTGTACTCCTGCTATTAG